A genomic stretch from Arachis stenosperma cultivar V10309 chromosome 3, arast.V10309.gnm1.PFL2, whole genome shotgun sequence includes:
- the LOC130969355 gene encoding uncharacterized protein LOC130969355: MASRKWTILVAFFILLIAMEAAIVNAQGKGNGNGNGDYGKGNDKGNGKDNGKQDDKGKNKDKSKDKNKDKGKGKGEEKPPKKKYDESSDYEKLSPLPSGQERGFCKAKTACQFKTLVCPAECNQRKPKKNKQQKGCFLDCSSKCEATCKYRKPNCDGYGSLCYDPRFVGGDGVMFYFHGAKGGNFAIVSDHDFQINAHFIGTRPQGRTRDYTWVQALAVMFDSHTLDIAARRVSQWDDKVDTLIVKWDGKSVSIPTDGEAEWRANGDDREVIIERTDDTNSLRVTVSGLVEMDIRARPIGEKENKVHNYQLPSDDAFAHLETQFRFKNLSDSVEGILGQTYRPNYVSTVKKGVAMPMMGGEDKYETRTLYSTTCKLCRFERPTEIASSEGLIAQY; this comes from the exons ATGGCAAGTAGAAAGTGGACCATCTTGGTGGCATTCTTCATATTGCTTATAGCCATGGAAGCTGCCATTGTGAATGCTCAAGGAAAAGGTAATGGCAATGGCAATGGTGACTATGGCAAAGGGAATGACAAAGGGAATGGTAAGGATAATGGAAAGCAAGATGATAAGGGCAAGAACAAGGACaagagcaaggacaagaacaaggacaaggggaaggggaagggggAAGAGAAGCCTCCAAAGAAGAAGTATGATGAATCTTCAGACTATGAGAAGCTTTCACCTCTGCCATCCGGACAAGAGCGAGGTTTCTGTAAGGCGAAAACTGCTTGCCAGTTCAAGACACTCGTGTGTCCGGCCGAGTGTAACCAAAGGAAGCCAAAGAAGAACAAGCAGCAGAAGGGTTGTTTCTTGGATTGTAGCAGCAAATGTGAAGCCACTTGCAAGT ATAGAAAGCCCAACTGTGATGGATATGGCTCTCTTTGTTATGATCCTCGCTTCGTTGGAGGTGATGGTGTTATGTTCTACTTCCATGGCGCCAAGGGAGGAAACTTTGCCATAGTATCCGACCATGACTTCCAAATCAATGCTCACTTCATTGGAACTCGGCCACAAGGAAGGACTCGCGACTACACATGGGTGCAGGCTCTTGCTGTGATGTTTGACTCACACACTCTTGACATTGCAGCTAGGAGAGTATCTCAATGGGATGACAAAGTTGACACTCTCATAGTGAAGTGGGATGGTAAATCAGTTAGCATTCCGACCGATGGAGAAGCCGAATGGAGGGCTAATGGTGATGACAGGGAAGTGATCATTGAGAGAACTGATGATACAAACAGTTTGAGAGTGACAGTTTCTGGTTTGGTTGAAATGGACATAAGGGCAAGGCCAATTGGAGAAAAAGAGAACAAGGTTCACAACTATCAATTGCCATCAGATGATGCTTTTGCTCATCTTGAGACACAATTCAGGTTCAAGAACCTTTCAGATTCTGTTGAAGGTATTTTGGGACAGACTTATAGGCCTAACTATGTTAGCACTGTCAAGAAAGGGGTTGCTATGCCCATGATGGGTGGAGAGGACAAGTATGAGACTAGGACTCTCTATTCGACTACCTGCAAACTCTGCCGGTTCGAGAGGCCAACTGAGATTGCTTCAAGTGAAGGATTGATTGCTCAGTACTGA